The following are from one region of the Arcobacter defluvii genome:
- a CDS encoding chemotaxis protein CheA, translating into MSFDISKYREMFLEEAEELFESADNVLLEAENNGTLTDEEMGQLFRDVHTLKGSGASVELALFAEFTHDVENLMDKLRNHKIEFIPEMAETLIDGLDVMKEILDLEVADKLDRDTFTEMTSSLLEEIRAYSNGGNIAKKEVEQPVVEKIEKPKEEPIKVKEEVVVDSDNFGFFDDDLNEQRDNKNKPYGIFADDEIDEEHENIGFYDDDLETISKNTKDSDFKISNEDKDNFGFFDEMPEMTPSAVMQTNDIEEKVIAESEIEKTKPAQNNTPVVRKQKTASEDNEEATTKKSVSNNNNSIRVNLDKIDLLMNNVGDLVITNAMLTQFSSTIEESKTRNSVLERLELLERHIRDMQDSIMSIRMVPMDSIYSKFPKVVRDISKKLGKKVEFKHYGDNVEIDKAMIEGLTDPLMHIIRNSLDHGIETPSERELTGKPEVGSISISAEQANGQMIITIEDDGKGINSEKVAQKALEQGQIDENQYNSMTENEKALLIFGAGVSTADQITDISGRGVGMDVVKTNIHKLGGAIKLDTHLGEGTTITIMLPLTLAILDGLDIRVGNQKYILPLSSIVESLQPTSDMIKKIGDGTQDLLMLREEFIPVVKLHQLFSLEKSFDKLEDGMLIVVKSGNTKVALSIDEFLNQHQVVVKPLDKNFRSVQGIGAATVRGDGSIGLILDVVGIINAQIKIEKDMNLAKRAS; encoded by the coding sequence ATGTCGTTTGATATTTCTAAATATAGGGAAATGTTTCTTGAAGAAGCTGAAGAACTTTTTGAATCAGCGGATAATGTTCTTTTAGAAGCTGAAAATAATGGTACTTTAACTGATGAAGAAATGGGGCAGTTATTTCGAGATGTACATACTTTAAAAGGTAGTGGTGCTTCTGTAGAATTAGCTTTATTTGCTGAATTTACTCATGATGTTGAAAACTTGATGGATAAATTAAGAAATCATAAAATTGAATTTATTCCAGAAATGGCTGAAACATTAATAGATGGTCTTGATGTAATGAAAGAGATTTTGGACCTTGAGGTTGCAGATAAATTAGATAGAGATACTTTTACTGAAATGACTAGTTCATTATTAGAAGAAATAAGAGCTTATTCTAACGGTGGAAATATTGCAAAAAAAGAAGTAGAACAACCTGTTGTTGAAAAAATTGAAAAACCTAAAGAAGAACCTATAAAAGTAAAAGAAGAAGTTGTTGTTGATAGCGATAATTTTGGTTTTTTTGATGATGATTTAAATGAGCAAAGAGATAATAAAAATAAACCTTATGGAATTTTTGCAGATGATGAAATTGATGAAGAACATGAAAATATAGGTTTCTATGATGATGATTTAGAAACAATTTCAAAAAATACAAAAGATAGTGATTTCAAAATATCAAATGAAGATAAAGATAATTTTGGATTTTTTGATGAAATGCCTGAAATGACACCTTCAGCAGTGATGCAGACAAATGATATTGAAGAAAAAGTAATAGCTGAATCTGAAATTGAAAAAACAAAACCTGCACAAAACAATACTCCTGTAGTTAGAAAACAAAAAACTGCTTCAGAAGATAATGAAGAAGCAACAACTAAAAAATCTGTTTCTAATAATAACAACAGTATTAGAGTAAATCTAGATAAAATTGATTTATTAATGAATAATGTTGGAGATTTAGTTATAACTAATGCAATGTTAACACAATTTTCATCAACAATTGAAGAATCAAAAACAAGAAATTCTGTATTAGAAAGACTTGAGTTACTTGAAAGACATATAAGAGATATGCAAGATTCAATTATGAGTATTAGAATGGTTCCTATGGATTCAATTTACTCAAAATTCCCAAAAGTTGTAAGAGATATTTCTAAAAAACTTGGTAAAAAAGTTGAATTTAAACATTATGGAGATAATGTTGAAATTGACAAAGCTATGATTGAAGGATTAACAGATCCTTTAATGCATATTATTAGAAATTCTTTAGACCATGGAATAGAAACTCCAAGTGAAAGAGAATTAACAGGAAAGCCTGAAGTTGGATCAATAAGTATTTCAGCAGAGCAAGCAAATGGACAAATGATTATTACTATTGAAGATGATGGTAAGGGAATCAACTCAGAAAAAGTTGCGCAAAAAGCTCTTGAGCAAGGTCAAATTGATGAAAATCAATATAATTCAATGACTGAAAATGAAAAAGCTTTATTAATTTTTGGAGCAGGTGTTTCAACAGCAGATCAAATTACTGATATTTCAGGTCGTGGTGTTGGAATGGATGTTGTTAAAACAAATATTCATAAACTAGGTGGAGCAATTAAACTTGATACTCATTTAGGAGAGGGAACAACTATTACTATTATGTTACCGTTAACTCTTGCAATTCTAGATGGCTTAGATATAAGAGTTGGAAATCAAAAATATATTTTACCTTTAAGTTCAATTGTAGAATCTTTACAACCAACTTCAGATATGATTAAAAAAATTGGAGATGGAACACAAGATTTATTAATGTTACGAGAAGAATTTATTCCTGTTGTAAAATTACATCAATTGTTTAGTTTGGAAAAAAGTTTTGATAAATTAGAAGATGGTATGTTAATTGTTGTTAAATCTGGTAATACTAAAGTAGCTTTATCAATAGATGAGTTTTTAAATCAACATCAAGTTGTTGTTAAACCTTTAGATAAAAACTTTAGAAGTGTTCAAGGAATTGGTGCTGCAACTGTAAGAGGTGATGGAAGTATTGGTTTAATTTTAGATGTAGTTGGAATAATCAATGCCCAAATTAAAATTGAGAAAGATATGAACTTAGCAAAAAGGGCTTCATAA
- a CDS encoding CheR family methyltransferase, which translates to MAYTTQDVHNKVKKLLYSLTGITLSENKDIMISNRIDKLKRNCRYSGDIMDLLNSIEEGNNVTEFINSFTTNKTHFFREDFHFVDLKDRILPTFATSGNKINMYCSASSTGEEPYSMAMTVFKAMEDLGKHINASIIATDIDTSVLQYAANGIYRYSKSSKEFPSWIKPQKYFKRRVQKNLSGEEILIKVNDELKKMITFHVMNLSSSSYPFSKNQFDVIFCRNVLIYFSAEDQNIILKKLFSHLKIGGTLYLGHSENPQDLVPFVKRVGQNIFVKEKEII; encoded by the coding sequence ATGGCTTATACGACGCAAGATGTTCATAATAAAGTAAAAAAACTTCTTTATTCTTTAACAGGTATTACTCTTTCAGAGAATAAAGATATTATGATTTCAAATAGAATTGATAAATTAAAAAGAAATTGTAGATATTCTGGTGATATTATGGATTTATTAAATTCTATTGAAGAAGGAAATAATGTAACAGAATTTATTAATTCTTTTACTACAAATAAAACTCATTTTTTTAGAGAAGATTTTCATTTTGTAGATTTGAAAGATAGGATTCTTCCCACTTTTGCTACTAGTGGCAATAAAATAAATATGTATTGTTCTGCTTCTTCTACAGGAGAAGAACCTTATTCTATGGCAATGACTGTTTTTAAAGCAATGGAAGATTTAGGAAAACATATTAATGCATCTATTATTGCAACAGATATTGATACAAGTGTATTACAATACGCTGCAAATGGAATATATAGATATTCAAAATCATCAAAAGAGTTTCCTTCTTGGATTAAACCTCAAAAGTATTTTAAAAGAAGAGTTCAAAAAAATCTTTCAGGAGAAGAAATTCTTATAAAAGTAAATGATGAACTAAAAAAAATGATAACTTTTCATGTTATGAATTTAAGTAGTTCATCTTATCCTTTTTCTAAAAATCAATTTGATGTGATTTTTTGTAGAAATGTATTGATATATTTTTCTGCTGAAGACCAAAATATAATATTAAAAAAACTATTTAGTCATTTAAAAATAGGTGGAACTTTATATCTAGGACATTCAGAAAATCCTCAAGATTTAGTTCCCTTTGTTAAAAGAGTAGGACAAAATATTTTTGTAAAGGAAAAGGAAATTATATGA
- a CDS encoding chemotaxis protein CheD has translation MIVIGHKDGSIEKTSAVRYTQKTKGYLTHTVIGGEFAVGSDTDQIAFKTLLGSCVAIMFYDKNTKIKGMNHFLLPKTNNTNDDMKYGLYSVEAMLNEMYKLGCSKGNMVAKISGGADIMQINMSNQSIGFRNVEFAKDFCKSEGFKLISEHTRGEHGRLILLANDFETFIKVTQKSETDSKILSEEKYLQQEITKAPVIKEYVGGVDLFGIDTKEVEPQMEIELF, from the coding sequence ATGATTGTAATAGGTCATAAAGATGGAAGCATTGAAAAAACTTCTGCTGTTCGATATACACAAAAAACTAAAGGATATTTAACTCATACTGTTATTGGTGGAGAATTTGCTGTTGGAAGTGATACAGATCAAATAGCTTTTAAAACTTTACTTGGTTCTTGTGTAGCTATTATGTTTTATGACAAAAATACAAAAATAAAAGGGATGAATCATTTTTTATTACCAAAAACAAATAATACAAATGATGATATGAAATATGGTCTATATTCAGTTGAAGCTATGTTAAATGAAATGTATAAATTAGGTTGTAGTAAAGGAAATATGGTTGCAAAAATATCAGGTGGTGCAGATATAATGCAAATAAATATGTCTAATCAATCGATTGGATTTAGAAATGTTGAATTTGCTAAAGATTTTTGTAAATCAGAAGGTTTTAAATTAATAAGTGAACATACACGTGGAGAACATGGAAGGTTAATATTATTAGCAAATGATTTTGAAACTTTTATTAAAGTAACTCAAAAATCTGAAACAGATAGTAAAATTTTGTCAGAAGAAAAATATTTACAACAAGAAATTACAAAAGCACCTGTTATCAAAGAATATGTTGGTGGAGTTGATTTATTTGGTATTGATACTAAAGAAGTTGAACCTCAAATGGAAATTGAACTTTTCTAA
- a CDS encoding protein-glutamate methylesterase/protein-glutamine glutaminase, protein MYTVLVIDDSPSMRRIIKDMINSIEEFEVIGVATDAYDAREKIKEYEPDLVTIDINMPKMDGVTFLRNLMRLHPMPAVVISGESVRGNDIFDDGAVGFIPKPDTGESMISFQHRIKDTLLNLTFLLKRYTLKKPPALKKNYKPTINVEYKVHPDEVIPLRASTFPGMKLIAIGSSTGGVESLLKVFKRLPGDLPPILITQHIPYGFSNSFAQRLNDNSEVNVCEAKDGMILERGHGYLAPGNMHLTIEKYANEYRTKLLDTKKVSQHKPSVDVLFRSVNNAVGGAAMAVMMTGMGDDGTIAMKELHDNGAYTVAQNEESCVVFGMPMKAIQAGAVKDIVHLDEIADYIIDFSKGKKR, encoded by the coding sequence GTGTATACTGTTTTAGTTATAGATGATTCGCCATCAATGCGAAGAATTATAAAAGATATGATAAATTCTATTGAAGAGTTTGAAGTTATTGGTGTAGCAACTGATGCATATGATGCAAGAGAAAAAATAAAAGAGTATGAACCTGATTTAGTAACAATAGATATTAATATGCCTAAAATGGATGGTGTTACATTCTTAAGAAATTTAATGAGATTACATCCAATGCCTGCTGTTGTTATTTCAGGTGAAAGTGTTAGAGGTAATGATATTTTTGATGATGGAGCAGTGGGGTTTATACCAAAACCTGATACTGGTGAATCAATGATTTCATTTCAACATAGAATAAAAGATACTCTTTTAAATTTAACATTTTTATTAAAAAGATATACTTTAAAAAAACCACCTGCTTTAAAAAAGAATTATAAGCCAACTATAAATGTGGAATATAAAGTACATCCAGATGAAGTGATTCCTCTTAGAGCTTCAACTTTTCCAGGAATGAAATTAATTGCAATTGGTTCATCAACAGGTGGAGTAGAGTCTTTATTAAAAGTTTTTAAACGATTACCTGGAGATTTACCTCCAATATTAATAACTCAACATATACCTTATGGATTTTCAAACTCTTTTGCACAAAGATTAAATGATAATTCTGAAGTTAATGTTTGTGAAGCAAAAGATGGAATGATTTTAGAAAGAGGGCATGGATATTTAGCTCCTGGAAATATGCATCTTACTATTGAAAAATATGCTAATGAATATAGAACTAAGTTATTAGATACAAAAAAAGTAAGTCAACATAAACCAAGTGTTGATGTTTTATTTAGATCAGTAAATAATGCTGTTGGTGGTGCTGCAATGGCTGTTATGATGACTGGAATGGGTGATGATGGAACAATTGCCATGAAAGAATTGCATGATAATGGTGCATATACAGTTGCACAAAATGAAGAGAGTTGTGTAGTTTTTGGAATGCCTATGAAAGCAATTCAAGCAGGAGCTGTAAAAGATATCGTTCATTTAGATGAAATTGCAGATTACATTATAGATTTTTCTAAAGGAAAAAAGAGGTAA
- a CDS encoding flavodoxin family protein, whose translation MFINIIDCTERSDKNIEDIISFLINYFDSLNIKNERIRFKDFKIVTCTQCRCCTLIKSDNPTKCVIKDDMNDLLDKIEEATAFVIVADRNDLFNRNKLFEKVESRLIAYHYWPYGQAHSTPRKTILDKTSILINYNTTKYFMNHSFYMARMYMEEASVSIGAKVLDWQVIIPTNDLIKDYAKRLKEMADKLVNNS comes from the coding sequence ATGTTTATAAACATAATTGATTGCACTGAAAGATCAGATAAAAATATTGAAGATATAATAAGCTTTCTCATAAATTATTTTGATTCTTTAAATATAAAAAATGAAAGAATAAGATTTAAAGATTTCAAAATTGTTACATGTACACAATGTAGATGTTGCACTTTAATAAAAAGTGATAATCCTACAAAATGTGTTATAAAAGATGATATGAATGATTTACTTGATAAAATTGAAGAAGCTACGGCATTTGTAATTGTAGCTGATAGAAATGATTTATTTAATAGAAATAAGTTATTTGAAAAAGTTGAAAGTAGGTTAATCGCATATCATTATTGGCCATATGGCCAAGCTCATTCAACTCCAAGAAAAACAATTTTGGATAAAACTTCTATTTTAATAAATTATAATACAACAAAATATTTTATGAATCATAGTTTTTACATGGCAAGAATGTATATGGAAGAAGCATCAGTTTCTATTGGAGCAAAAGTATTAGACTGGCAAGTAATTATTCCTACAAATGATTTAATTAAAGATTATGCTAAAAGATTAAAAGAAATGGCAGATAAATTAGTCAATAACTCATAA
- a CDS encoding tyrosine-type recombinase/integrase produces the protein MRYDLDFKNSFNDTFLFWIERFVRNKLTTLSNRQVTDKEKLASIIQQLVKGTKSIDELATIVKEARNIGLAGVNTYFNPLFKLYNFIVTLGLASMREIDEELLSDFLASETSSLSDASKKNHRIALLSLFSYIDKQNQNEDGSSYLFKIELKNWGGLSGKSGTKLPSFMNKDEIDRFLNAIDTFEFSDNTSYRNRLILKIIIYTGIRVSEILNLKIKDMFQEDNVYLLQIRGKGNKPRVVMIKSSIIETDLKNWLDMRVCNSDLLVCNQKGDRLTQAYISRIVENILISAGIRKEKNGAHMLRHSFATLLYAKHHDLILVQEALGHADINTSRIYTHFDKERLRKTTEIF, from the coding sequence ATGAGATACGATTTAGATTTTAAAAATAGTTTTAATGATACATTTTTATTTTGGATTGAAAGATTTGTTAGAAATAAACTTACAACACTATCAAACAGACAAGTTACAGATAAAGAAAAATTAGCTTCTATAATTCAACAATTAGTAAAAGGAACTAAATCTATTGATGAATTAGCTACTATTGTCAAAGAAGCTAGAAATATTGGTTTAGCAGGTGTCAATACATATTTTAATCCCCTATTTAAACTATACAATTTTATTGTAACTCTTGGACTTGCTTCAATGAGAGAAATAGATGAAGAATTACTTAGCGATTTTTTAGCAAGTGAAACTAGCTCATTATCTGATGCCTCTAAAAAAAACCATAGAATAGCCCTATTATCACTATTTTCATATATAGATAAGCAAAATCAAAATGAAGATGGAAGTTCATATTTATTTAAAATTGAATTAAAAAATTGGGGAGGTTTAAGTGGAAAAAGTGGCACAAAACTACCCTCTTTTATGAATAAAGATGAAATTGATAGATTTTTAAATGCAATTGATACTTTTGAGTTTTCAGATAATACTTCTTATCGAAATAGATTAATATTAAAAATTATAATTTATACTGGTATTAGGGTTAGTGAAATCCTAAATTTGAAAATCAAAGATATGTTTCAAGAAGATAATGTTTATTTACTTCAAATTAGAGGTAAAGGTAATAAACCAAGAGTTGTAATGATAAAAAGCTCAATTATTGAAACTGATTTAAAAAATTGGTTAGATATGCGAGTTTGTAATAGTGATTTGTTAGTTTGTAATCAAAAAGGTGACAGATTAACGCAAGCTTATATAAGTAGAATTGTTGAAAATATCTTAATAAGTGCTGGAATTAGAAAAGAAAAAAATGGTGCACATATGTTAAGGCACAGTTTTGCAACCCTACTTTATGCAAAACATCATGATTTAATACTTGTTCAAGAAGCTTTAGGTCATGCAGATATTAATACTTCTAGAATTTATACACACTTTGATAAAGAAAGATTACGTAAAACTACAGAGATATTTTAA
- a CDS encoding sirohydrochlorin chelatase encodes MEALIIVAHGSKMKSSNDEIVTIVEKIKESNENTNLHVFHAFLESTDPSLFISINNAISKKCKKIKIFPYFLAAGKHVTEDIPCEIKKFKKQYPELEFILLPHIGLCNGIENMIISNS; translated from the coding sequence ATGGAAGCTTTAATAATTGTAGCTCATGGTAGTAAAATGAAAAGTTCAAATGATGAAATCGTAACAATTGTAGAAAAAATTAAAGAGTCAAATGAAAACACAAATCTTCATGTTTTTCATGCTTTTCTAGAATCAACAGATCCTTCTTTATTTATATCAATAAATAATGCAATAAGTAAAAAATGTAAAAAAATTAAGATTTTTCCTTATTTCTTAGCTGCAGGAAAACATGTAACTGAAGATATTCCTTGTGAAATAAAAAAATTCAAAAAACAATATCCTGAATTAGAGTTTATTTTATTACCACATATTGGATTATGTAATGGCATTGAAAATATGATAATTTCAAACTCTTGA
- a CDS encoding M3 family metallopeptidase — MFKEFDLSNLENSKELLEKFLDENRKKVDELLKIENKTYKNFVLPFQEIGESINDFLTPIFHIDSVKNSEITTKVYEECIPVISKYETEISQNENIYLSFKDIQSKEKRSLNNIQNKVLENEIRDFKLSGCHLENDKKKRLEEISLRLSELSHKFSQNLLNATKSFEMIIDNFEDVKEIPASDLELAKFEEEGITKYKFTLQMPSYLAYITYGTSREKREEIYKAYCTRAPENGKIIEELLALKDEKVKILGFENYAQYSLATKMASKEEDVVSFLEELGSKAKNKAKEELEEIKALALKDGITDFRSSDMSYYSEKLKKAQYDLDEEYYRPYFEQQSVLNGFFDFLHQMFNIKFTKANTPAWDEKVKVYDLSEDGKIVARIYIDLEARKEKRGGAWMNNWHTYHRNSKGEIQLPTAYIVGNFPQSTEETPSLLRHSDVVTLFHEMGHALHHLLSKIEEPFVSGISGVAWDTVEFPSQFLEYFSYDKDVLKLFAKHYQTGEVLDDAAINRIIKAKNFQSSLATVRQVEFALFDFKLHQKLYKTEEEIQNLLDSVREKFSAMIPPRYNKFQNSFSHIFSGGYSAGYYSYKWAEVLSADAFYMFIDSGNIFNKELGIKYRDTILSQGGSYDMDKLFFNFAQREPSVDSLLKIDGIIS; from the coding sequence ATGTTTAAAGAATTTGATTTAAGTAATTTAGAAAATAGTAAAGAATTATTAGAAAAGTTTTTAGATGAAAATAGAAAAAAAGTTGATGAGTTATTAAAAATAGAAAATAAAACTTATAAAAATTTTGTTTTACCTTTTCAAGAAATAGGGGAGAGTATAAATGATTTTTTAACTCCAATCTTTCATATTGATTCTGTTAAAAACTCAGAAATAACTACAAAAGTTTATGAAGAGTGTATTCCTGTTATCTCTAAATATGAAACTGAAATTTCTCAAAATGAAAATATATATCTATCTTTTAAAGATATACAGTCTAAAGAAAAAAGATCTTTAAATAATATACAGAATAAAGTTTTAGAAAATGAAATAAGAGACTTTAAACTTTCAGGTTGTCATCTTGAAAATGACAAAAAGAAAAGATTAGAAGAGATAAGTTTAAGACTTAGTGAACTATCTCATAAGTTTTCACAAAACCTTTTAAATGCTACAAAATCTTTTGAAATGATAATTGATAATTTTGAAGATGTAAAAGAAATCCCAGCTTCTGACTTAGAATTAGCAAAATTTGAAGAAGAGGGAATTACAAAATATAAATTTACACTTCAAATGCCATCATATTTAGCATATATTACTTATGGAACTTCTAGAGAAAAAAGAGAAGAGATTTATAAAGCTTATTGTACAAGAGCACCAGAAAATGGAAAAATAATAGAAGAACTTTTAGCTTTAAAAGATGAAAAAGTAAAAATTTTAGGTTTTGAAAACTATGCTCAATATTCACTTGCTACAAAAATGGCTTCAAAAGAAGAAGATGTTGTTTCATTTTTAGAAGAATTAGGGAGTAAAGCTAAAAACAAAGCTAAAGAAGAACTTGAAGAGATAAAAGCTCTTGCTTTAAAAGATGGAATAACAGATTTTAGATCTAGTGATATGTCATATTATTCTGAGAAATTAAAAAAAGCTCAATATGATTTAGATGAAGAATATTATAGACCATATTTTGAACAACAATCAGTTTTAAATGGATTTTTTGATTTTTTACATCAAATGTTTAATATTAAATTTACAAAAGCAAATACTCCTGCTTGGGATGAAAAAGTAAAAGTATATGACTTAAGCGAAGATGGAAAAATAGTTGCTAGAATTTATATAGATTTAGAAGCTAGAAAAGAGAAGCGTGGTGGTGCATGGATGAATAATTGGCATACATACCATAGAAACTCAAAAGGTGAAATACAACTTCCAACAGCTTATATTGTAGGAAATTTCCCACAATCTACAGAAGAAACTCCTTCATTATTAAGACATTCAGATGTTGTAACACTTTTCCATGAGATGGGTCATGCTTTACATCACCTTTTAAGTAAAATTGAAGAGCCATTTGTTAGTGGAATTTCTGGTGTTGCTTGGGATACAGTAGAATTTCCATCACAATTCTTAGAATATTTCTCTTATGATAAAGATGTTTTAAAACTTTTTGCAAAACATTATCAAACAGGAGAAGTTTTAGATGATGCAGCTATAAATAGAATTATAAAAGCTAAAAATTTTCAATCTTCTTTAGCAACTGTAAGACAAGTTGAATTTGCATTGTTTGATTTTAAACTACATCAAAAATTATACAAAACTGAAGAAGAGATACAAAATTTATTGGATTCTGTAAGAGAAAAATTCTCAGCAATGATACCTCCAAGATATAATAAATTCCAAAATAGTTTTTCTCATATCTTTAGTGGAGGATATTCTGCTGGATATTACTCATATAAATGGGCAGAAGTTTTAAGTGCAGATGCATTTTATATGTTTATTGATTCAGGAAATATCTTTAACAAAGAGTTAGGAATTAAATATAGAGATACGATTTTAAGCCAAGGTGGTTCGTATGATATGGATAAATTATTTTTTAATTTTGCACAAAGAGAACCAAGTGTTGATTCTTTATTAAAAATTGATGGAATTATTAGCTAA
- the prmC gene encoding peptide chain release factor N(5)-glutamine methyltransferase, producing MTIKEIVRKYTNQLKLVTHIPAKEVEILIMHLLEKNTIWLHLNYNQEFLKEKELEILVKKRATNYPLEYIINKASFYGEMFIVKEGVLIPRPETEILVENAVEILKDKKEEIKVLEIGTGSGIISVMIAILIENIKIIAVDINEKALELAKQNAIKHGVENKIEFRLSNLYENIQENDIFMTISNPPYIANNYKLPTNVKYEPSNALFGGDIGDELLKDIIKQTSERKIPYLLCEMGFDQKAPLENYFKEFNVDSFSFYKDYESFDRGFTLKFRK from the coding sequence ATGACGATAAAAGAAATTGTAAGAAAATATACAAATCAATTAAAATTAGTAACTCATATTCCTGCAAAAGAAGTTGAAATACTAATTATGCATCTACTAGAGAAAAACACTATTTGGCTCCATTTAAACTATAATCAAGAGTTTTTAAAAGAAAAAGAACTTGAAATTTTAGTAAAAAAACGAGCTACAAACTACCCTTTAGAATACATTATAAATAAAGCTTCATTTTATGGAGAAATGTTTATTGTAAAAGAGGGAGTTTTAATTCCAAGACCTGAAACAGAAATTTTAGTCGAAAATGCTGTTGAGATTTTAAAAGATAAAAAAGAAGAGATAAAAGTTTTGGAAATTGGAACAGGAAGTGGAATAATATCTGTAATGATTGCAATATTGATTGAAAATATAAAAATTATAGCAGTTGATATAAATGAAAAAGCTTTGGAGTTAGCAAAACAAAATGCTATAAAACATGGAGTTGAAAATAAAATAGAGTTTAGATTGAGTAATTTATATGAAAATATTCAAGAAAATGATATTTTTATGACCATTTCAAACCCTCCATATATTGCAAATAATTATAAACTTCCAACAAATGTAAAATATGAACCATCAAATGCTCTGTTTGGTGGGGATATTGGAGATGAACTTTTAAAAGATATTATAAAACAAACTAGTGAAAGAAAAATACCATATTTACTTTGTGAAATGGGATTTGACCAAAAAGCTCCTTTGGAAAACTATTTCAAAGAGTTTAATGTGGACTCATTTAGTTTTTATAAAGATTATGAAAGTTTTGATAGAGGCTTTACTCTAAAATTTAGAAAATGA
- the hemW gene encoding radical SAM family heme chaperone HemW has protein sequence MLLYIHIPFCDSKCFYCAFNSYTDKFSLKHEYMKALKKQLKYNLDNYVLKRDKKIETVFIGGGTPSTIKAFEYEEIFSMIKPFLEKNAEITTEANPNSASFEWLQSMKDLGVNRVSFGVQSFENNKLKFLGRSHNSNSAIKAIQNANSIGFKGINCDIIYGVQGDTIETIKSDLDVAFSLPITHLSAYSLTIEEGTKFFDRSSVKIDDEELSYEIFDYISKKGFTQYEISNFAKNKESESKHNYGYWQHKEYLGVGAGAVGYINSQREYPSKSIEEYISNPLFFEVEEIDETDIKTEKILLGFRCSNGVELELFNEKEKEKIDELIQYDKLYIENEKVFNKNFLLADELALYILD, from the coding sequence TTGCTTTTATATATACACATTCCCTTTTGCGACAGTAAATGTTTTTACTGCGCTTTTAACTCATATACAGATAAGTTTTCTTTAAAACACGAATATATGAAGGCATTAAAAAAACAATTAAAATATAATTTAGATAATTATGTTTTAAAAAGAGATAAAAAAATTGAAACAGTTTTTATAGGTGGGGGAACACCTTCAACTATAAAAGCTTTTGAATATGAAGAAATTTTTTCTATGATAAAACCATTTTTAGAAAAAAATGCAGAGATTACAACTGAAGCTAATCCAAACTCTGCATCTTTTGAATGGTTACAAAGTATGAAAGATTTAGGTGTAAATCGTGTTAGTTTTGGAGTTCAAAGTTTTGAAAATAATAAGCTTAAATTTCTTGGTCGTTCACATAATAGTAATAGTGCTATAAAAGCTATACAAAATGCAAATAGTATAGGTTTTAAAGGTATTAATTGTGATATAATTTATGGTGTTCAAGGTGATACAATAGAAACTATAAAAAGTGATTTAGATGTTGCTTTTTCTCTTCCTATTACCCATTTAAGTGCTTATTCTTTAACCATAGAAGAGGGAACTAAATTCTTTGATAGAAGTAGTGTAAAAATTGATGATGAAGAGTTGTCTTATGAGATATTTGATTATATTTCAAAAAAAGGTTTTACTCAATATGAAATCTCAAATTTTGCAAAAAACAAAGAATCAGAATCAAAACATAATTATGGTTATTGGCAACATAAAGAGTATTTAGGTGTTGGAGCTGGAGCTGTTGGATATATAAATTCTCAAAGAGAATATCCTTCAAAAAGTATAGAAGAATATATATCTAATCCACTATTTTTTGAAGTAGAAGAAATTGATGAAACAGATATAAAAACGGAAAAAATTCTACTTGGATTTAGATGTTCAAATGGCGTAGAATTAGAGCTTTTTAATGAAAAAGAAAAAGAAAAAATTGATGAATTAATACAATATGATAAACTTTATATAGAAAATGAAAAAGTCTTTAATAAGAACTTTTTATTGGCTGATGAGTTAGCTTTATACATATTAGATTAA